From Staphylococcus sp. M0911, a single genomic window includes:
- a CDS encoding nucleotidyltransferase, whose translation MKSVGIISEYNPFHNGHLYHAQQSKLLSQTDVSIAFMSGNFVMRGEPALFNKFIRTQMALSAVDLVVELPTIASLSSGDYFGEMAIKLADYLDVNTISFGSEHGNINALKEAAQQVLDLENSDAFKSKLKEGKSYPRIINELIQHQSTNDILQSPNNILSIGYLKGIQQFAPQIEAITIRRDTAQHREQTIQHQQFASGSSIRQSIIHHHSDWENVVPGAIKSLYHSQFTTVEHAFPYIKYQLLTQRTSTLKTIYTMSEGLENRLISMIKDAHSFKDLLTKVKTKRYTYTHIQRILMNILLNIQQTDINHNIYAARILGMNENGRAYLKYLKHQFPERHFITNINQSSSAYFPIEIKATHIYNLMTEQSDDDFNTPVIKS comes from the coding sequence ATGAAAAGTGTTGGCATTATATCTGAATATAATCCATTCCATAACGGGCATTTATACCATGCACAACAATCCAAATTACTATCCCAAACAGATGTATCCATTGCCTTCATGAGTGGCAACTTTGTCATGCGAGGCGAACCCGCTTTATTTAATAAATTCATTCGTACTCAAATGGCCCTATCAGCTGTTGATTTAGTAGTTGAACTTCCTACCATTGCTAGCCTTTCATCGGGTGATTATTTTGGTGAAATGGCAATTAAATTGGCTGATTATTTAGATGTCAATACCATATCATTTGGAAGTGAACATGGAAATATTAATGCCTTAAAAGAAGCAGCGCAACAGGTTCTTGATTTGGAAAATAGTGATGCCTTTAAATCAAAATTAAAAGAAGGTAAAAGTTATCCTAGAATCATTAACGAATTAATCCAACATCAATCTACGAATGATATTTTACAATCACCTAATAATATTCTAAGTATTGGATATTTAAAAGGGATTCAGCAGTTCGCACCTCAAATTGAAGCCATTACGATTCGTCGTGATACAGCACAGCATCGCGAGCAAACAATTCAACATCAACAATTTGCCAGTGGATCATCCATACGCCAATCTATCATTCACCATCACTCTGACTGGGAAAATGTTGTACCAGGGGCAATTAAATCATTATATCATTCACAATTCACAACTGTGGAGCACGCCTTTCCCTATATAAAATATCAATTGTTAACACAACGTACGTCAACACTTAAAACTATATACACTATGAGTGAAGGATTGGAAAATCGATTAATCTCTATGATTAAGGATGCACACTCATTTAAAGATTTGTTAACTAAAGTCAAAACGAAACGATACACTTATACGCATATCCAGCGTATATTAATGAACATTTTACTTAACATTCAACAAACTGATATTAACCATAATATCTATGCCGCTAGAATATTAGGTATGAATGAAAATGGTCGAGCATATTTAAAATACCTGAAACATCAGTTCCCAGAACGTCATTTTATTACAAATATCAATCAATCATCTTCCGCTTACTTTCCAATTGAAATTAAAGCAACTCATATTTATAATCTTATGACCGAACAATCTGATGATGATTTCAATACACCAGTTATCAAATCTTAA
- the coaD gene encoding pantetheine-phosphate adenylyltransferase: MNKTKAVIPGSFDPITYGHLDIIERSADRFDEIHVCVLKNSSKGGTFNLEERMDLIRGSVAHLSNVEVHHYNGLLVDFCKQVGAKTIIRGLRAVSDFEYELRLTSMNKKLNSDIETMYMMTSTNYSFISSSIVKEVAAYKADISEFVPTIVAKALKEKYHI; encoded by the coding sequence ATGAATAAGACGAAAGCAGTCATTCCCGGGAGTTTCGATCCAATTACATATGGTCATTTAGATATTATAGAAAGAAGTGCAGATCGTTTTGACGAAATACATGTTTGTGTTTTAAAAAATAGTAGCAAGGGTGGCACTTTCAATTTAGAAGAACGTATGGATTTAATTAGGGGTTCAGTAGCACATTTATCTAATGTGGAAGTCCACCATTATAATGGTTTGTTAGTAGATTTTTGTAAGCAAGTAGGTGCAAAAACAATTATCCGAGGTTTGAGAGCGGTAAGTGATTTTGAATATGAACTACGATTAACATCTATGAATAAAAAGTTAAACAGTGATATCGAAACCATGTATATGATGACTAGTACGAATTATTCATTTATTAGTTCGAGTATAGTTAAAGAAGTAGCAGCATATAAAGCTGATATTTCAGAATTTGTGCCAACCATTGTAGCAAAAGCCTTAAAAGAAAAATATCATATATAA
- the rsmD gene encoding 16S rRNA (guanine(966)-N(2))-methyltransferase RsmD has translation MRVIAGIHKSKALESLEGRNTRPTMDKVKEGIFNSLHEVSGLGLDLFAGSGALGIEALSRGMEKVIFVDQNFKAVKVIKSNLKQLDLMSQSEVYKNNADRALKALAKRDIQFDYIFLDPPYKKGLIDEALKSITEFNLLKENGIIICEFSNDEHIQSAPFKEIKRYHYGLTDTLLLEKGE, from the coding sequence ATGCGTGTGATAGCAGGAATACATAAAAGTAAAGCGTTAGAAAGTTTAGAAGGTCGTAATACTAGACCAACTATGGATAAGGTCAAAGAAGGCATCTTCAATAGTTTACATGAAGTATCAGGTCTTGGTTTAGATTTGTTTGCCGGTAGTGGTGCCCTTGGTATTGAAGCCTTATCTCGGGGTATGGAGAAGGTCATTTTCGTAGATCAAAACTTTAAAGCAGTTAAAGTAATCAAATCAAATCTTAAACAACTCGATTTGATGTCACAATCAGAAGTCTATAAAAATAATGCAGACCGAGCTTTGAAAGCATTAGCTAAAAGAGACATACAATTCGATTACATTTTTCTAGATCCACCATATAAAAAAGGTTTGATTGATGAAGCATTAAAAAGCATTACAGAGTTTAATTTACTAAAAGAAAATGGTATTATCATTTGTGAGTTTAGTAATGATGAACATATTCAAAGCGCACCGTTTAAAGAAATAAAAAGATATCATTATGGTTTGACAGATACTTTGTTATTAGAAAAAGGAGAATAA
- a CDS encoding DUF2129 domain-containing protein: MNLVPRVSLVVYLKHIKHERQIRKYGHIVHSNRQRKYVIMYVNENEADDVVNKLMKLKYVRHIDGSPYRFLKKTYEKEKHEVL, from the coding sequence ATGAACTTAGTTCCTAGAGTAAGCCTCGTCGTTTACTTAAAACACATTAAACACGAGAGACAAATTAGAAAATATGGGCACATCGTTCATTCTAATAGACAACGTAAATACGTCATTATGTATGTTAATGAGAATGAAGCGGATGATGTTGTAAATAAATTAATGAAATTAAAGTATGTAAGACATATCGATGGATCACCTTATCGATTTTTAAAGAAAACCTATGAAAAAGAAAAACACGAAGTTCTATAA
- a CDS encoding glycerophosphodiester phosphodiesterase, translated as MVKLNKWLVNGSLAAASIIGSVLYVNQNKKPREINAIPPFFSGVAPYLFAHRGGMAVRPEQTKLAFDNAVQYGMDGFETDVRLTKDKALIVFHDATVDRTTNGSGKVCEHTLAELRKLDAGYYFTDINRQYPYRGHSDAKILTFEELLELYPEMYINVDLKDHPDSYEGAIAPGVLYDQISKHQAEHRVLVTSFHKEQIERFDQLSKGTVAIGASQSEVTEAFIKFNTFRGNTYHPKANTFQMPTEFKGIRLTSARFIKWLTLLNIVPGYYGINSIDLMTDLYQKGAHTLVTDRPDLAQQFKETLK; from the coding sequence ATGGTTAAACTAAATAAGTGGTTAGTTAATGGCTCATTAGCAGCGGCAAGTATAATAGGAAGTGTGCTTTATGTTAATCAAAATAAAAAGCCACGTGAAATTAATGCAATCCCTCCATTCTTTTCAGGTGTAGCACCATATCTGTTTGCTCATAGAGGTGGTATGGCCGTAAGACCTGAACAAACTAAATTAGCATTCGATAATGCGGTTCAATATGGTATGGATGGTTTTGAAACGGATGTACGATTAACCAAAGATAAAGCACTCATTGTTTTCCATGATGCAACGGTAGATCGTACTACGAATGGATCAGGTAAAGTATGCGAACACACACTTGCTGAATTAAGAAAACTAGATGCCGGTTATTATTTTACAGATATTAATCGTCAATACCCATATCGTGGACATTCAGACGCAAAAATTCTTACGTTTGAAGAGTTATTAGAACTTTACCCAGAAATGTACATCAATGTAGATTTGAAAGATCATCCTGATAGCTATGAAGGTGCCATAGCTCCTGGAGTACTTTATGATCAAATTTCTAAACATCAAGCAGAACATCGTGTATTAGTCACAAGTTTTCACAAAGAACAAATAGAACGCTTTGACCAATTAAGTAAAGGTACAGTTGCAATTGGTGCAAGTCAAAGTGAAGTTACTGAAGCTTTCATTAAGTTCAATACCTTTAGAGGTAACACTTATCATCCTAAAGCGAATACATTCCAAATGCCTACCGAATTTAAAGGTATCCGACTTACATCTGCAAGATTTATTAAATGGTTAACACTATTAAACATCGTACCAGGATATTATGGGATCAATAGCATTGACTTAATGACAGACCTATATCAAAAAGGTGCGCATACCCTTGTAACTGATCGTCCTGATTTAGCTCAACAATTTAAAGAAACATTAAAATAA
- a CDS encoding YlbF family regulator codes for MINEETLSILDDIEALSDMIVDSEIYHDYIEAKELLNQDDEAHLLYSAFLKSKDKYDDVMRFGRYHPDYKTIMMETRQRKRAYEMLRVVMDYKSKEVELQNLIDEVISKIALAVSDNVKIETGNPFFQTTAHGCASGGSCNCSL; via the coding sequence ATGATAAATGAGGAAACATTGTCTATTTTAGACGATATCGAAGCATTGTCTGATATGATAGTAGATTCTGAAATATATCATGACTATATCGAAGCAAAGGAATTATTAAATCAGGATGATGAAGCACACTTATTATACTCTGCGTTCTTAAAGTCTAAAGATAAGTATGATGATGTCATGCGCTTTGGTAGATATCACCCGGATTATAAAACCATTATGATGGAAACACGTCAACGAAAACGCGCGTATGAAATGTTGCGTGTGGTCATGGACTATAAATCTAAAGAAGTGGAATTACAAAATTTAATTGATGAAGTAATTAGCAAAATTGCATTAGCAGTATCAGATAATGTGAAAATTGAGACGGGTAATCCATTTTTTCAAACAACTGCACATGGATGTGCCTCCGGAGGATCATGTAATTGCTCACTATAG
- a CDS encoding CAP domain-containing protein, producing MKKLVIRILGVVFLVSFLIYLFYSPRLKFDVLENPNKNHKTERTEQFKNTNKDIENPKPKKGVGTWIGKDINQLTKKYRQASRTYPFRDGYKNYVFKKKDQYYIVSVKDNHIKSVYATGKDVNVSPLHIGEQNSKIYENTSINPEPTIKSKGKVYEFELSDEDLKTQTLIKYGNVYAQVYSDQQTNKIMAIRFLDKDTLASLQPYKTNESQSSSNSKHKDLPYEQNTNQLMTLYEVTNEMRKLKGLKPLKVNNDIAHIASFNLFDATKSGYDSVEFTENALKQQLDERDISYTSTSQNVGYNFDDVPTLIHSWMNSDIHRSRMLNTKYDEMGGEVMKDYYSLIFLEK from the coding sequence ATGAAAAAATTAGTAATACGCATATTAGGTGTTGTCTTTTTAGTTTCTTTTCTAATCTATTTATTTTACTCACCACGTTTAAAGTTTGATGTTTTAGAAAATCCTAATAAAAATCATAAAACTGAGCGAACTGAACAGTTTAAAAATACAAATAAAGATATTGAAAATCCAAAGCCTAAAAAAGGTGTAGGTACCTGGATTGGAAAAGATATCAATCAACTTACTAAAAAGTATAGACAAGCTAGTCGTACGTATCCTTTTAGAGATGGTTATAAAAATTATGTTTTTAAAAAGAAAGATCAATATTACATTGTAAGTGTTAAAGACAATCATATTAAATCTGTATATGCAACTGGCAAGGATGTAAATGTAAGCCCACTGCATATTGGTGAACAAAATTCTAAAATCTACGAAAATACAAGTATTAACCCAGAACCAACCATTAAATCTAAAGGTAAGGTTTATGAGTTTGAGTTGTCTGATGAGGATTTAAAAACACAAACATTAATTAAATATGGTAATGTGTATGCTCAAGTGTATTCTGATCAACAAACTAATAAAATTATGGCGATTCGCTTTTTAGATAAAGATACATTAGCATCTCTACAACCGTATAAAACAAATGAATCTCAATCTTCATCTAATAGTAAACATAAAGATTTACCATATGAACAAAATACGAATCAATTAATGACACTGTATGAAGTGACAAATGAGATGAGAAAATTAAAAGGGTTAAAACCATTAAAAGTAAATAACGATATTGCACATATTGCCTCTTTTAATTTATTTGATGCGACAAAGAGCGGCTATGATTCAGTTGAATTCACTGAAAATGCATTGAAACAACAATTAGATGAACGAGATATTAGTTATACTTCTACAAGTCAGAATGTGGGTTATAACTTTGATGACGTTCCAACATTAATTCATAGTTGGATGAATTCGGATATTCATCGCTCAAGAATGTTAAATACCAAGTATGATGAGATGGGTGGAGAAGTGATGAAAGATTATTATTCATTAATTTTCTTAGAAAAATAA
- a CDS encoding DUF420 domain-containing protein produces the protein MNVPILPTLSTSCIVISAILVAIGWRLIWKKQIDKHKKVMLWAAIFAATFFIIYASRTIFIGNTAFGGPDSIKIYYTIFLVFHINLATIGGVLGLIQIFTAFKDKFNIHRKIGPIASIIWFFTAITGVAVYLLLYILYPGGETTSLIKATLGL, from the coding sequence ATGAACGTACCTATATTACCAACGTTAAGTACCTCATGCATTGTTATTAGTGCGATATTAGTGGCAATTGGTTGGAGACTTATTTGGAAAAAACAAATTGATAAGCATAAAAAAGTAATGCTATGGGCAGCTATTTTCGCAGCTACATTCTTTATTATTTATGCTAGTCGTACAATCTTTATAGGAAATACTGCATTTGGTGGTCCAGATAGTATTAAAATTTACTATACGATTTTCTTAGTATTCCATATTAACCTAGCAACAATTGGTGGGGTATTAGGCTTAATACAAATTTTTACGGCCTTCAAAGATAAATTTAATATTCATAGAAAAATTGGACCTATTGCTTCAATTATTTGGTTCTTTACAGCTATTACTGGTGTGGCAGTATATTTACTTTTATACATCTTATATCCAGGCGGCGAAACAACATCGTTAATTAAAGCGACTTTAGGTTTATAA
- the cyoE gene encoding heme o synthase, translating to MNREQTLSQDTGRVTFKELQQIIKMGLVQGNLIPAFAGAWLAVVMTNHSFLSSIPQILLMIIGSTLIMGGACALNNYYDQDIDQIMPSKQNRPTVNDRISNKHLLILSFGMMLVGEACLFLLNIPSGVLGLIGIVGYVSYYSIWSKRHTTWNTVVGSFPGAVPPLIGWVAIDGSISVAAIALFLVVFCWQPIHFYALAIKRSDEYSLANIPMLPSVKGFNRTRISMFIWLVLLLPIPFMLSNLGTTFIVLATLLNLGWMALGFTSFKRNTNQTKWATTMFIYSLNYLVVFFVLVVVVSLIKMI from the coding sequence ATGAACAGAGAACAAACGTTGTCACAAGATACGGGCCGTGTGACATTTAAAGAATTACAACAGATTATTAAGATGGGCCTTGTTCAAGGGAATTTGATTCCTGCATTTGCCGGGGCTTGGTTGGCTGTTGTAATGACAAACCATTCCTTCCTATCGTCTATACCTCAAATTTTATTAATGATTATAGGTTCTACATTGATTATGGGCGGTGCATGTGCACTAAATAACTATTATGATCAAGATATTGATCAAATCATGCCTAGTAAACAAAATAGACCCACTGTAAATGATAGAATTTCAAATAAACACTTATTAATTTTAAGCTTTGGTATGATGTTAGTAGGTGAGGCATGTTTATTTTTACTCAATATTCCATCAGGCGTATTAGGATTAATTGGTATCGTAGGATACGTTTCTTATTATTCGATTTGGTCTAAACGACACACAACTTGGAATACTGTTGTAGGTAGTTTCCCAGGTGCTGTACCACCATTAATTGGTTGGGTAGCTATTGATGGTTCTATCAGTGTTGCAGCAATAGCATTATTTTTGGTAGTATTTTGTTGGCAACCTATTCATTTCTATGCTTTAGCTATTAAACGTAGTGATGAATATTCATTAGCAAATATTCCAATGTTGCCATCTGTCAAAGGATTCAATAGAACACGTATAAGCATGTTCATTTGGTTAGTATTATTATTACCAATTCCATTCATGTTATCTAATTTAGGTACTACATTTATAGTATTAGCTACATTATTAAATTTAGGTTGGATGGCACTCGGTTTTACATCATTCAAACGTAATACTAATCAAACTAAATGGGCAACCACTATGTTTATCTATTCGTTAAACTATTTAGTCGTTTTCTTTGTACTAGTTGTAGTCGTATCACTTATTAAAATGATATAA
- a CDS encoding heme A synthase, translated as MFRKENLKWLSVLATIIMTFVQLGGALVTKTGSEDGCGSSWPLCNGAFLPQNLPIQTIIELSHRAVSALSLIVVLWLVITAWKHIGYIKEIKPLSIISVGFLLLQALVGAAAVIWQQNDYVLALHFGISLVSFSSVFLITLIVFSIDQKYEADEVIIKKPLRTLTWLMAIIVYLTIYTGALVRHTDSSLAYGAWPVPFEDIVPHNVHDWVQFAHRGMALVTFMWIMFTFIHAVKNYADNRTIKYGYTAAFILVILQVVTGALSVITNVNLFIALLHALFITYLFGMIAYFILLMLRTTRSLKNKS; from the coding sequence TTGTTTAGAAAAGAAAACCTTAAATGGTTAAGTGTCTTAGCAACAATTATCATGACATTTGTACAATTAGGTGGTGCACTCGTCACTAAAACTGGTTCCGAAGATGGTTGTGGTTCCTCTTGGCCATTATGTAATGGTGCATTTCTACCACAGAATTTACCTATACAAACCATTATCGAATTGAGTCACAGAGCTGTATCAGCATTGTCACTTATCGTGGTATTGTGGCTAGTGATTACTGCATGGAAACATATCGGATATATCAAAGAGATCAAACCATTATCTATCATAAGTGTTGGCTTTTTATTACTGCAAGCTTTAGTAGGGGCTGCAGCGGTTATTTGGCAACAAAACGATTATGTTTTAGCGCTACATTTTGGTATATCTCTTGTAAGTTTCTCTTCTGTATTCTTAATAACACTTATTGTTTTCTCAATTGATCAAAAGTATGAAGCTGATGAGGTAATCATTAAAAAGCCATTACGTACATTGACTTGGTTAATGGCGATTATTGTTTATCTTACAATCTACACTGGTGCATTAGTAAGACATACTGATTCTAGTTTAGCTTATGGTGCATGGCCAGTACCTTTTGAGGATATTGTCCCACACAACGTACATGATTGGGTACAGTTCGCACATAGAGGTATGGCATTGGTTACTTTCATGTGGATTATGTTCACATTTATTCATGCCGTGAAAAATTATGCTGATAATCGTACCATCAAATATGGTTACACAGCTGCATTTATTTTAGTTATTTTACAAGTTGTCACTGGTGCATTATCAGTCATTACAAATGTTAATTTGTTTATTGCTTTACTTCATGCTTTATTTATTACTTATTTATTTGGTATGATTGCCTACTTCATTTTATTAATGTTAAGAACAACAAGAAGTTTAAAAAACAAATCATAA
- a CDS encoding pyruvate carboxylase, producing the protein MKHIKKLLVANRGEIAIRIFRAAAELNINTVAIYSKEDKSSLHRYKADESYLVGSDLGPAESYLNIERIIDVAKRANVDAIHPGYGFLSENEHFARRCAEEDIKFIGPHLEHLDMFGDKVKARATALKANLPVIPGTDGPIESYEAARTFANEAGYPLMIKATSGGGGKGMRIVHEESELEDAFHRAKSEAEKSFGNSEIYIERYIDNPKHIEVQVIGDDYGNLVHLYERDCSVQRRHQKVVEVAPSVGLPETLRKKICDAALQLMSHIKYVNAGTVEFLVSGNEFFFIEVNPRVQVEHTITEMITGIDIVKTQILVADGAKLFSEEIGMPKQKDIQTLGYAIQCRITTEDPLNDFMPDSGTIIAYRSSGGFGVRLDAGDGFQGAEISPYYDSLLVKLSTHAMSFKQAEEKMERSLREMRIRGVKTNIPFLINVMRNEQFRSGDYTTKFIEETPELFNIEPTLDRGTKTLEYIGNVTINGFPNVEQRPKPLYEAASIPKVSQKKIATFSGTKQLLDQQGPKGVANWVREQEDVLMTDTTFRDAHQSLLATRVRTKDMLNIASKTAEVFKDNFSLEMWGGATFDVAYNFLKENPWERLERLRQAIPNVLFQMLLRASNAVGYKNYPDNVIQKFVKESAEAGVDVFRIFDSLNWVDQMKVANEAVQEAGKISEGTICYTGDILNPERSNIYTLDYYVKLAKELEKEGFHILAIKDMAGLLKPKAAYELIGHLRAAVDMPIHLHTHDTSGNGLLTYMQAIDAGVDIIDTAVASMSGLTSQPSANSLYYALNGFPRQLRADINGLEEISHYWSTVRPYYVDFESDIKSPNTEIYQHEMPGGQYSNLSQQAKSLGLGERFDEVKDMYRRVNFLFGDIVKVTPSSKVVGDMALFMVQNDLNEEDVINQGHKLDFPESVVSFFKGEIGQPVNGFNAQLQKVILKGQTALENRPGEYLEPVDFEEVKQKLVSLQNTEVTEQDIISYVLYPKVYKQFITTKEQFGDLSLLDTPTFLFGMRNGETVEIEIDTGKRLIIKLETISEPDENGQRTIYFSMNGQARRIYIKDENVKANVNVKPKADKTNPSHIGAQMPGSVTEVKVAVGDKVKANQALLITEAMKMETTVQAPFDGVIKRVTVSSGDAIATGDLLIEIEKEAN; encoded by the coding sequence TTGAAACATATTAAAAAGTTATTAGTAGCCAATCGTGGGGAAATCGCTATCAGAATTTTTAGAGCTGCTGCAGAATTAAATATTAATACAGTAGCCATATACTCTAAAGAAGATAAATCATCGTTACATAGATATAAAGCTGATGAGTCCTACTTAGTTGGTAGTGATTTAGGACCAGCTGAAAGTTACTTGAATATTGAACGCATTATTGATGTAGCTAAAAGAGCAAATGTAGATGCGATCCACCCAGGTTATGGATTTTTAAGTGAAAATGAACATTTTGCGCGCAGATGTGCAGAAGAGGACATCAAATTTATTGGACCACATCTAGAACATTTGGATATGTTTGGAGATAAAGTTAAAGCTAGAGCTACTGCACTTAAAGCTAACTTACCAGTTATACCAGGCACAGATGGACCTATAGAAAGCTATGAGGCTGCACGAACTTTCGCTAACGAAGCAGGTTATCCATTGATGATTAAAGCTACCAGTGGTGGTGGCGGTAAAGGTATGCGTATCGTTCACGAAGAAAGTGAGCTTGAAGATGCATTCCATCGTGCTAAATCTGAAGCAGAAAAATCATTTGGTAATAGTGAAATATATATAGAACGTTACATTGATAACCCTAAACATATTGAAGTACAAGTTATAGGCGATGACTATGGTAATCTAGTACATCTTTATGAGAGAGATTGTTCTGTTCAACGTCGTCATCAAAAGGTAGTCGAAGTAGCACCGTCTGTCGGATTACCTGAAACTTTAAGAAAGAAAATATGTGACGCTGCGCTTCAATTAATGTCTCATATCAAATATGTAAACGCAGGAACAGTCGAATTTTTAGTATCAGGTAATGAATTCTTCTTTATAGAAGTCAATCCACGTGTACAAGTGGAACACACAATCACAGAGATGATTACAGGTATTGATATCGTTAAAACGCAAATATTAGTTGCTGATGGTGCAAAATTATTTAGTGAAGAAATAGGTATGCCAAAGCAAAAAGATATTCAAACATTAGGTTATGCGATCCAGTGTCGTATTACTACTGAAGATCCACTCAATGATTTTATGCCTGACTCTGGCACAATTATTGCATATCGTTCTAGTGGTGGATTTGGAGTCCGTTTAGATGCTGGCGATGGTTTCCAAGGTGCAGAGATTTCGCCATATTATGATTCATTATTAGTAAAACTATCGACGCATGCTATGTCATTCAAACAAGCTGAAGAAAAGATGGAACGTTCATTAAGAGAAATGCGTATTCGAGGTGTGAAAACGAATATACCATTTTTAATCAATGTGATGAGAAATGAACAATTTAGAAGTGGCGATTATACAACTAAATTTATAGAAGAGACACCTGAATTATTTAATATAGAACCAACTTTAGATAGAGGTACGAAAACATTAGAATACATAGGTAATGTAACTATTAATGGGTTCCCTAATGTTGAACAACGACCTAAACCACTTTATGAAGCTGCATCTATTCCTAAAGTATCGCAAAAGAAAATAGCTACGTTTTCAGGTACGAAACAGTTATTAGATCAACAAGGCCCTAAAGGTGTGGCAAATTGGGTACGCGAACAAGAAGATGTTTTAATGACAGATACAACATTTAGAGATGCTCATCAATCTTTATTAGCCACACGTGTACGTACTAAAGATATGTTGAATATTGCTTCTAAAACAGCAGAAGTATTTAAAGATAATTTTTCACTTGAAATGTGGGGCGGTGCAACGTTTGATGTAGCATATAACTTCTTAAAAGAAAATCCGTGGGAACGACTTGAAAGATTGCGTCAAGCAATACCTAATGTGCTATTTCAGATGTTATTACGTGCTTCAAATGCCGTGGGTTATAAAAATTATCCAGATAATGTTATACAAAAATTTGTGAAAGAAAGTGCAGAAGCAGGTGTTGATGTATTCAGAATTTTTGACTCATTAAACTGGGTAGATCAAATGAAAGTGGCGAACGAAGCAGTTCAAGAAGCAGGAAAGATTTCAGAAGGTACTATTTGTTATACAGGAGATATCTTAAATCCTGAAAGATCTAATATATATACATTGGACTACTATGTGAAATTAGCAAAAGAATTAGAAAAAGAAGGATTCCATATTTTAGCCATTAAAGATATGGCCGGCTTATTAAAACCGAAAGCAGCCTATGAACTTATTGGACATTTACGTGCAGCAGTTGATATGCCGATACATCTTCATACTCATGATACAAGTGGCAATGGTTTATTAACGTATATGCAAGCGATTGATGCAGGTGTAGATATCATCGATACGGCTGTAGCATCAATGAGTGGTTTAACAAGTCAACCTAGTGCCAATTCATTATACTATGCTTTAAACGGCTTCCCACGTCAATTGAGAGCAGATATAAATGGGTTAGAAGAAATAAGTCATTACTGGTCAACAGTGCGCCCTTATTATGTTGATTTTGAAAGTGATATCAAATCTCCAAATACAGAAATTTACCAACATGAAATGCCTGGCGGACAATATTCGAATTTAAGTCAACAAGCTAAAAGCCTTGGTTTAGGAGAACGCTTCGATGAAGTTAAAGATATGTATCGTCGTGTGAATTTCTTATTTGGTGATATTGTCAAAGTAACACCATCTTCGAAAGTAGTCGGAGATATGGCACTATTTATGGTTCAAAATGATTTGAACGAAGAGGATGTCATTAATCAAGGACATAAATTAGATTTCCCAGAATCTGTCGTTTCATTCTTTAAAGGTGAAATTGGTCAACCTGTAAATGGATTTAATGCACAACTTCAAAAAGTGATTTTAAAAGGACAAACAGCGTTAGAAAATAGACCTGGAGAATATTTAGAACCTGTTGATTTTGAGGAAGTAAAACAGAAATTAGTTTCATTACAAAACACTGAAGTGACAGAACAAGACATTATTAGTTACGTATTATATCCAAAAGTATACAAACAATTTATTACAACGAAAGAGCAATTTGGTGACTTATCATTATTAGATACACCTACATTCTTGTTTGGAATGAGAAATGGAGAAACTGTTGAAATAGAAATTGATACAGGTAAACGATTAATCATTAAGTTAGAAACGATTAGTGAACCAGATGAAAATGGTCAAAGAACCATTTATTTCTCAATGAATGGTCAAGCAAGACGTATATATATCAAAGATGAAAATGTTAAAGCGAATGTAAATGTAAAACCAAAAGCAGATAAAACTAATCCTAGTCATATAGGGGCGCAAATGCCTGGCTCTGTGACTGAAGTGAAAGTAGCAGTTGGGGATAAAGTAAAGGCAAATCAAGCGCTACTTATCACTGAAGCAATGAAAATGGAAACAACTGTTCAAGCGCCATTTGATGGTGTAATTAAACGTGTCACTGTATCTAGTGGTGATGCGATTGCAACAGGTGATTTATTAATAGAAATTGAAAAAGAAGCGAACTAA